A window of Dehalococcoidia bacterium contains these coding sequences:
- a CDS encoding beta-phosphoglucomutase family hydrolase, protein MTAVVTISRGQFDALIFDLDGVVTQTAAVHAAAWKRLFDDYLRRRAQREGRPFEPFTLEDYRLYVDGKPRFDGVVSFLESRGISLPQGAPDDGEGKETVYGLGNQKNRYFLDQLESQGAEAFPSTIDLIKDARSKGLKTAIFSASRNCVPILKSVGALDLFDARVDGVVAAELKLPGKPDPATLLEAARRLGVSPQRAVIFEDAIAGVQAGRAGGFGLVVGVNRSHEENVLASNGADVEVSDLSEVTIAP, encoded by the coding sequence TTGACTGCCGTCGTCACGATTTCCCGCGGCCAATTCGACGCCCTCATCTTCGACCTTGACGGCGTCGTGACGCAGACGGCCGCCGTCCACGCCGCCGCCTGGAAGCGCCTGTTCGACGACTACCTCCGCAGGCGGGCGCAAAGAGAAGGCCGTCCCTTCGAGCCGTTTACCCTCGAAGACTACCGTCTCTACGTCGACGGCAAGCCCCGCTTCGACGGCGTGGTCAGCTTCCTTGAGTCGCGCGGCATCAGCCTCCCTCAGGGGGCCCCCGACGACGGCGAGGGAAAGGAGACGGTGTACGGGCTGGGCAACCAGAAGAACCGCTACTTCCTGGACCAGCTCGAAAGCCAGGGCGCAGAGGCGTTTCCCTCCACCATCGACCTGATAAAGGACGCAAGATCGAAAGGGTTGAAGACGGCCATCTTCTCCGCCAGCCGGAACTGCGTTCCCATACTGAAGTCGGTGGGCGCGCTCGATCTGTTCGACGCGCGGGTCGACGGCGTGGTCGCCGCCGAGCTGAAGCTGCCCGGCAAGCCCGACCCGGCGACGCTTCTTGAGGCCGCGCGACGCCTTGGTGTATCGCCGCAGAGGGCGGTCATCTTCGAGGACGCGATCGCGGGGGTGCAGGCGGGACGCGCCGGTGGCTTTGGGCTGGTGGTGGGGGTGAATCGCTCGCATGAGGAGAACGTCCTCGCCTCGAACGGCGCGGACGTGGAGGTCTCCGACCTCAGCGAAGTGACGATCGCCCCCTGA
- a CDS encoding GYD domain-containing protein has product MGLYIMMTNLTEQGRKTIKNRPERIREVNKEVEAMGGKVLAQYATLGPYDFINVIEAENNETIVRISVELGSRGTLQIMTVPALDIDKFISRVWAPGR; this is encoded by the coding sequence ATGGGCCTGTACATCATGATGACCAACCTTACTGAGCAGGGCCGCAAGACGATCAAGAACCGGCCCGAGCGCATCAGGGAGGTAAACAAGGAAGTCGAGGCGATGGGCGGCAAAGTGCTCGCCCAGTACGCTACCCTCGGCCCGTACGATTTCATCAACGTCATCGAGGCGGAGAACAACGAGACAATCGTCAGGATCTCCGTGGAGCTCGGTTCGAGGGGCACGTTGCAGATCATGACCGTGCCCGCCCTCGACATCGATAAGTTCATCTCGCGCGTCTGGGCGCCGGGACGCTAG
- a CDS encoding long-chain-fatty-acid--CoA ligase — MKARTYPEYSKNYPLLLTAFMKRPVNLYPDEEAIVYRNPQTGEYFRFTWGEWYRRTCRLANALKALGVRPGKPNEPGDRVATIALNNHYHLELYYAVSCLGAVLHPINMRLSLDHMVHVITHGGDKIIFFDDLFLPLVERIYDRIKGTVERFVYLSDKPGRPETKIEALLTYHEVVEGQPFEFDWPMLHEDTYATLCYTTGTTGLPKGVMFTHRALYLMCLHLMTLGVLSNDPEREHLGERGVTLLNVPLFHIHGWGAPYMAVFTSTKLVLPGFFTVDGFCELVQNEKVTSTALVPTMLAMIIEYPDLSKYDLSSIKACSVGGGALPLGLKLKAEKVIPQIRAGSGYGMTETAPVTITAFIKKYHADLPEEELEKIMVKTGIPVPGIEAMVVDENMNPVPRDDATIGEIVLRGPWVMEQYYNDPERTAEVWRDGWFHTGDVAKVDKDGYITIVDRISDMIRSGSEMVPTVLLENIAASADFVLEAAFVGVPDDVWGQRPMALVSLAPGATQTEEDLIKFLMSEGVEKGRITRWMLPEYVVITNDIPKTSVGKFNKLEINKRLPEFLEKARRMTRPAETV; from the coding sequence ATGAAAGCCAGGACCTATCCAGAGTACAGCAAGAACTACCCGCTCCTTCTCACCGCCTTTATGAAGAGACCTGTGAACCTCTACCCCGATGAAGAGGCCATCGTCTACCGCAACCCGCAGACCGGCGAGTACTTCCGCTTCACCTGGGGCGAATGGTACAGGCGCACCTGCCGCCTGGCCAACGCCCTCAAGGCGCTCGGCGTCAGGCCGGGCAAGCCGAACGAGCCCGGTGACAGGGTGGCGACCATCGCCCTCAACAACCACTATCACCTCGAGCTCTACTACGCGGTGTCCTGCCTCGGCGCCGTGCTCCATCCCATTAACATGCGGCTTTCCCTCGACCACATGGTCCACGTCATCACCCACGGCGGCGATAAGATCATCTTCTTCGACGACCTGTTCCTCCCCTTGGTAGAGCGCATCTACGACCGTATTAAAGGGACGGTGGAGAGATTCGTCTACCTCTCCGATAAGCCGGGACGCCCGGAGACGAAGATCGAGGCCCTTCTCACCTATCACGAGGTGGTGGAAGGACAGCCGTTCGAGTTCGACTGGCCGATGCTACATGAGGACACGTACGCCACCCTCTGCTACACGACGGGCACGACGGGCCTTCCTAAGGGTGTCATGTTCACCCACCGCGCACTCTACCTCATGTGCCTCCATCTCATGACCCTCGGCGTGCTCAGCAACGACCCCGAGCGAGAACACCTCGGCGAACGAGGGGTCACCCTTCTCAACGTCCCGCTCTTCCACATCCACGGCTGGGGCGCGCCTTACATGGCCGTCTTCACCAGCACGAAGCTCGTGCTCCCCGGCTTCTTCACCGTCGATGGCTTCTGTGAGCTGGTGCAGAACGAGAAGGTGACGAGCACCGCCCTTGTGCCGACGATGCTGGCGATGATCATCGAGTACCCCGATCTGTCAAAATACGACCTGAGCAGCATCAAGGCGTGCTCCGTCGGCGGCGGCGCCTTGCCGTTGGGGCTCAAGCTGAAGGCGGAGAAGGTGATACCCCAGATACGGGCGGGTTCCGGCTACGGAATGACGGAGACGGCGCCCGTCACCATAACCGCCTTCATCAAGAAGTACCACGCCGACCTGCCGGAGGAGGAACTCGAGAAGATCATGGTGAAGACCGGCATCCCTGTGCCCGGCATCGAGGCGATGGTCGTCGACGAGAACATGAACCCCGTGCCGCGTGACGACGCCACCATCGGCGAGATCGTCCTTCGCGGCCCCTGGGTGATGGAGCAGTACTACAACGATCCCGAGCGCACGGCGGAGGTCTGGCGCGACGGTTGGTTCCATACCGGCGACGTCGCCAAGGTCGACAAGGACGGCTATATCACCATCGTCGACCGCATAAGCGACATGATCCGCAGCGGCTCGGAGATGGTGCCTACGGTACTCCTGGAGAATATCGCCGCCTCCGCCGACTTCGTCCTCGAAGCGGCGTTCGTCGGCGTGCCGGACGATGTCTGGGGCCAGCGCCCCATGGCCTTGGTCTCCCTCGCGCCCGGAGCGACGCAAACGGAGGAAGACCTGATCAAGTTCCTCATGTCGGAAGGCGTGGAGAAGGGCAGGATCACCCGCTGGATGCTGCCCGAGTACGTGGTCATCACCAACGATATCCCGAAAACGAGCGTCGGCAAGTTCAACAAGCTGGAGATCAACAAGCGGCTGCCCGAGTTCCTGGAAAAGGCCAGGCGGATGACCAGGCCGGCCGAGACCGTCTAG
- the trpA gene encoding tryptophan synthase subunit alpha produces MGRISETLAKTRAEGRPALVAFLTAGFPEPAATPRLVRALIEGGVDMVELGMPFSDPLADGATIERASHAALQAGTTLAGCLYIAREIRSGTGGTPLILMGYYNPLLAFGVQRFVDTAATAGVDGLIVVDLPPEEGGELDAACRSAGLDNILLLAPNSEEGRIRRVARKASGFIYCVSVTGVTGARDELPPELPAFLERVRCHTDLPLAVGFGISRPEHVRSLRGLADAAVVGSAIIDVIERSPPDAAEERLREYVRTLSQATR; encoded by the coding sequence TTGGGACGAATTAGCGAGACCCTTGCGAAAACGCGGGCGGAGGGCCGGCCGGCGCTCGTGGCCTTCCTGACCGCCGGTTTTCCCGAGCCGGCGGCCACTCCGCGACTCGTCCGCGCTCTCATCGAGGGCGGCGTCGACATGGTCGAGCTGGGCATGCCCTTCAGCGACCCCCTCGCCGACGGCGCGACGATCGAGAGGGCGAGCCATGCAGCGCTGCAGGCGGGCACGACGCTCGCCGGCTGCCTCTATATCGCCCGCGAGATACGCTCAGGAACGGGCGGCACGCCGCTCATCCTCATGGGCTACTACAACCCCCTGCTCGCATTCGGCGTCCAGCGCTTCGTTGACACCGCCGCCACCGCCGGCGTCGACGGGCTCATCGTCGTCGACCTGCCGCCGGAGGAGGGCGGCGAGCTGGACGCCGCCTGCCGCTCCGCCGGCCTCGACAACATCCTGTTGCTGGCGCCCAACTCGGAGGAGGGAAGGATCAGGCGGGTCGCGCGAAAGGCGAGCGGGTTCATTTACTGCGTTAGCGTGACCGGCGTCACCGGGGCGCGCGATGAGTTGCCGCCTGAGCTTCCCGCATTCCTTGAGCGCGTCCGCTGCCACACCGACCTTCCGCTTGCGGTCGGCTTCGGCATTTCGCGGCCGGAGCACGTGCGGTCGCTGCGAGGGCTGGCCGACGCGGCCGTCGTGGGGAGCGCGATCATCGACGTGATCGAGCGGTCGCCGCCGGACGCGGCCGAAGAGAGGCTGCGGGAGTACGTGCGCACGCTATCGCAAGCGACCCGGTGA
- the trpE gene encoding anthranilate synthase component I, translating to MVFASDYRPSLEEARALAGKGNLVPVFKEVAGDLETPVSAYLKVARGRHSFLLESVEGGEHLGRYSFIGTEPYRLLQSDADSAVDPLHAVEDELRRFQLVPVPGIPRFHGGAVGFLSYEAARRFERLPAPEADPQALPEAMFMFADTVLVFDHLEHKIKVVTHARLDGDIDSAYRQATWRIDEYVGRLMQPLAVPVYRQASEDASQPAAPSANVSREQFLRMVERAREYIMAGDVIQVVLSRRLSIPTHAPPFEVYRSLRAVNPSPYMYYLQFGDVHIVGSSPEMLVRVEDRTVTTHPIAGTRPRGRDAAEDAALEAELRSDEKERAEHIMLLDLGRNDIGRVSEPDSVQVGQCMAVERYSHVMHLVSRVSGRLRDGLTCFDALRACFPAGTVSGAPKIRAMEIIAELEPDRRGPYAGAVGYFDLRGNLDTAITIRTIVMKGGTAHVQVGAGIVYDSVPEREYEETVNKAGALLRAIEQAEQVGAAAAVAED from the coding sequence ATGGTGTTCGCATCGGACTATCGGCCGAGCCTTGAGGAGGCGCGCGCGCTGGCGGGCAAGGGCAACCTCGTGCCTGTGTTCAAAGAGGTTGCGGGCGACCTCGAGACGCCCGTGTCCGCGTACCTGAAGGTAGCACGCGGCCGTCACTCGTTCCTGCTCGAAAGCGTTGAGGGCGGCGAGCACCTCGGCCGTTACAGCTTCATCGGCACCGAGCCCTACCGCCTGCTCCAGAGCGACGCCGACAGCGCGGTCGACCCTCTGCACGCGGTTGAGGACGAGTTGCGACGCTTCCAGCTCGTGCCCGTGCCCGGCATTCCCCGCTTCCACGGCGGCGCCGTCGGCTTCCTCTCCTACGAGGCCGCCCGCCGCTTCGAACGGCTCCCCGCGCCCGAAGCCGACCCGCAGGCGCTACCGGAAGCGATGTTCATGTTCGCCGACACCGTCCTCGTCTTCGACCACCTCGAACACAAGATAAAGGTGGTGACCCACGCCCGCCTCGACGGCGACATCGACTCCGCATACCGCCAGGCGACATGGCGCATCGACGAGTACGTCGGCCGCCTGATGCAGCCGCTCGCCGTCCCTGTCTACCGGCAAGCTTCAGAAGACGCCTCCCAGCCGGCGGCCCCTTCGGCGAACGTCAGCCGCGAGCAGTTCCTGCGCATGGTGGAGCGGGCCCGCGAATACATCATGGCCGGCGACGTCATCCAGGTCGTGCTGTCGCGCCGCCTCTCGATCCCGACCCACGCGCCCCCCTTCGAGGTGTACCGTTCGCTGCGGGCCGTCAACCCCTCGCCCTACATGTACTACCTCCAGTTCGGCGACGTGCACATCGTCGGCTCCTCGCCGGAGATGCTCGTGCGGGTCGAAGACCGGACGGTCACCACGCACCCCATCGCCGGTACCAGGCCGCGCGGCCGCGACGCCGCCGAAGACGCCGCCCTCGAGGCCGAGCTGCGTTCGGACGAAAAGGAGCGCGCGGAGCACATCATGCTCCTCGATCTCGGCCGGAACGACATCGGCCGGGTGAGCGAACCGGACAGCGTGCAGGTGGGACAGTGCATGGCGGTAGAACGCTACTCCCACGTGATGCACCTGGTTTCTCGCGTATCCGGCCGCCTCCGCGACGGTCTGACGTGCTTCGACGCCCTGCGCGCCTGCTTCCCCGCCGGCACCGTCTCCGGCGCCCCCAAAATCCGCGCTATGGAGATCATCGCCGAGCTCGAGCCCGACCGCCGCGGCCCCTACGCCGGCGCCGTCGGCTACTTCGACCTGCGGGGCAACCTCGACACGGCGATCACCATCCGCACCATCGTGATGAAAGGCGGTACGGCCCACGTGCAGGTCGGCGCGGGCATCGTCTACGACAGCGTCCCCGAGCGCGAGTACGAGGAGACGGTCAACAAGGCGGGCGCCCTGCTGCGAGCCATCGAGCAGGCGGAGCAGGTGGGCGCGGCGGCAGCGGTGGCGGAGGACTGA
- a CDS encoding aminodeoxychorismate/anthranilate synthase component II: protein MLLLIDNYDSFTYNLYQYLAELGASLRVVRNDETDVEGVIAMAPERIVISPGPCTPKEAGISVEVVRRLAGKVPILGVCLGHQCIGEAFGGVVERAGEIVHGKTSQIHHDGRGVYCGLPNPFPATRYHSLIVRRDSVPSCLKVTAWTENGLVMGLRHRELPLEGVQFHPESVLTAVGKDLLRNFLGGRT, encoded by the coding sequence GTGCTTCTCCTCATCGATAACTACGATAGCTTCACCTACAACCTCTACCAGTACCTGGCGGAGCTGGGCGCGTCCTTGCGCGTCGTGCGCAACGACGAGACGGACGTCGAGGGCGTGATCGCGATGGCCCCAGAGCGGATCGTCATTTCCCCCGGGCCCTGCACGCCGAAGGAGGCGGGCATAAGCGTCGAGGTGGTGCGGCGGCTCGCCGGCAAGGTGCCGATACTCGGCGTTTGCCTCGGCCATCAGTGCATCGGCGAAGCGTTCGGCGGCGTCGTCGAGAGGGCGGGCGAGATCGTGCACGGCAAGACGTCCCAGATCCACCACGACGGAAGGGGAGTCTATTGCGGCCTTCCCAACCCGTTTCCAGCCACGCGCTATCATTCGCTGATTGTGCGCCGCGACTCCGTTCCGTCCTGCCTCAAGGTGACGGCGTGGACGGAGAACGGCCTTGTGATGGGGCTGCGTCACCGCGAGCTGCCGCTGGAGGGGGTGCAGTTCCACCCCGAATCGGTGCTGACAGCCGTCGGCAAGGACCTGCTGCGCAACTTCCTCGGAGGGAGGACGTAG
- the trpD gene encoding anthranilate phosphoribosyltransferase, translating to MIREAISAAVERRDLSEEEAAAVMEEILSGEATPAQLAAFLTALRMKGETVDEIAGMARVMREKACRVDFDGALLDTCGTGGDNSRSFNVSTAAAFVAAGAGALVAKHGNRAMSSDCGSADVLEALGAKIDLPPEAALRCLERTGFCFMFAPQFHPAMRFAAGPRREMGIRTVFNILGPLCNPAGARYQVLGVADAALGDKLAEVLLRLGCERALVVHGREGLDELSVSGPSDVWEIKRGAVERRELTPADGGLDSHPPGSLKGGRPSDNALSLRSVLEGERGPLRDFTLLNAAAGLAALGMVQTIAEGVAKAAEAIDSGAASAKLRGFVEVSNELG from the coding sequence GTGATACGCGAGGCGATATCCGCCGCCGTCGAGCGGCGCGACCTCTCGGAAGAGGAAGCCGCCGCCGTGATGGAGGAGATACTCTCCGGCGAGGCGACGCCCGCCCAGCTTGCCGCCTTCCTGACGGCGTTGCGTATGAAGGGCGAAACGGTCGATGAGATCGCGGGGATGGCGCGAGTCATGCGCGAGAAGGCGTGCCGCGTCGATTTCGACGGCGCCCTGCTCGACACCTGCGGCACCGGCGGCGACAACTCCCGCAGCTTTAACGTCAGCACGGCGGCTGCGTTCGTCGCCGCGGGCGCGGGCGCGCTCGTCGCCAAGCACGGCAACCGCGCCATGAGCAGCGACTGCGGCTCCGCAGACGTGCTCGAGGCGTTGGGCGCGAAGATAGACTTGCCGCCGGAAGCCGCCCTCCGCTGCCTGGAGCGCACCGGCTTCTGTTTCATGTTCGCGCCGCAGTTCCACCCGGCGATGCGATTTGCCGCCGGCCCGCGGCGCGAAATGGGAATACGCACCGTTTTCAACATCCTGGGGCCGCTCTGCAACCCCGCGGGGGCGCGCTACCAGGTGCTCGGAGTTGCCGACGCCGCTCTCGGCGATAAGCTGGCGGAGGTGCTGCTGCGGCTCGGCTGCGAGCGCGCGCTGGTGGTGCACGGGCGGGAAGGGCTCGACGAGCTCAGCGTGAGCGGCCCGTCGGATGTCTGGGAGATAAAGCGGGGCGCTGTCGAGCGGCGCGAGCTGACCCCCGCAGACGGCGGACTGGACAGCCACCCGCCCGGTTCCCTGAAAGGGGGCCGGCCGTCGGACAACGCGCTCAGCCTTAGGTCGGTTCTCGAGGGCGAACGGGGCCCTCTGCGCGATTTCACGCTGCTGAACGCGGCCGCTGGCCTCGCCGCCCTCGGGATGGTGCAGACGATTGCGGAAGGCGTGGCGAAGGCGGCGGAGGCCATCGACAGCGGCGCCGCCTCTGCCAAACTGCGCGGCTTTGTGGAGGTGAGCAACGAACTTGGCTAG
- the trpC gene encoding indole-3-glycerol phosphate synthase TrpC produces MARGAPAILERIVAGKKRELAQRQEEEPLDALRERVEALNRRPGEAGGQRSLRQRLLEGPPGLARAGHVQIIAEVKRASPSRGVLADPYLCRCLPLTYAENGAAAISIVTEARHFQGDIEALEHARGALEQAFGDDRPALLRKDFLFAPYQVWESRARGADAVLLIVAILSDARLRDLLGLARRLEMDCLVECHDESEVERALAAGADIVGINNRDLRTFEVDTATTARLRPLIPPGIVVVGESGVCAREDVERMAALGVDAVLVGEALVTAPDPAAKLRELLE; encoded by the coding sequence TTGGCTAGGGGTGCCCCCGCGATCCTGGAGCGGATCGTCGCGGGAAAGAAGAGAGAGCTGGCACAGCGGCAGGAAGAGGAGCCTCTCGATGCGCTGCGAGAGCGCGTCGAGGCGCTCAACAGGCGTCCCGGGGAAGCGGGAGGGCAGCGCTCGCTGCGGCAGCGCCTCCTTGAAGGGCCGCCCGGCCTCGCGCGGGCCGGACATGTGCAGATCATCGCGGAGGTCAAGCGGGCGTCGCCGTCGCGCGGCGTCCTCGCCGACCCGTACCTGTGCCGTTGCCTGCCGCTCACCTACGCCGAGAACGGCGCCGCCGCGATATCGATTGTGACGGAGGCGCGTCACTTCCAGGGGGACATCGAGGCCCTGGAACACGCGCGGGGCGCCCTGGAGCAGGCATTCGGGGACGACAGGCCGGCCCTGCTGCGCAAGGACTTCCTGTTCGCCCCTTACCAGGTGTGGGAGTCGCGGGCGCGCGGCGCGGACGCCGTCCTGCTCATCGTCGCCATCCTCTCCGACGCACGTCTGCGCGACCTGCTGGGTCTGGCGCGCCGGCTCGAGATGGACTGCCTCGTCGAGTGCCACGATGAGTCCGAGGTAGAGCGGGCGCTCGCCGCCGGCGCCGATATCGTCGGCATCAACAACCGCGACCTGCGCACGTTCGAGGTCGATACGGCGACCACGGCGCGTCTGCGCCCGCTCATTCCGCCGGGCATTGTCGTTGTGGGCGAGAGCGGTGTTTGCGCGCGGGAAGATGTCGAGCGGATGGCCGCGCTCGGCGTGGATGCAGTGCTCGTCGGGGAGGCGCTGGTGACGGCGCCCGATCCGGCGGCGAAGCTGCGGGAGCTTTTGGAATGA